In Zea mays cultivar B73 chromosome 7, Zm-B73-REFERENCE-NAM-5.0, whole genome shotgun sequence, the following proteins share a genomic window:
- the LOC103633695 gene encoding 14-3-3-like protein GF14-D: protein MCNRSIKKSRAYSLISSPKSGGGEELSVEERNLLSVAYKNVIGARRASWRIISSIEQKEEGRGNEAHAASIRAYRSKIETELARICDGILALLDSHLVPSAGGAESKVFYLKMKGDYHRYLAEFKSGAERKDAAESTMNAYKAAQDIALADLAPTHPIRLGLALNFSVFYYKILNSPDRACNLAKQVCFFSFYPPFVICFHFETLCDLF from the exons ATGTGCAATCGCTCAATCAAGAAATCTAGGGCATATAGCCTGATTAGTTCACCAAAATCCGGCGGAGGGGAGGAGCTCTCCGTGGAGGAGCGCAACCTGCTGTCCGTCGCCTACAAGAACGTCATCGGCGCCCGCAGGGCCTCGTGGCGGATCATCTCCTCCATCGAGCAGAAGGAGGAGGGCCGCGGGAACGAGGCGCACGCCGCCTCCATCCGCGCCTACCGCTCCAAGATCGAGACCGAGCTCGCCCGCATCTGCGACGGCATCCTCGCCCTGCTCGACTCCCACCTCGTCCCATCCGCCGGCGGCGCCGAGTCCAAGGTCTTctacctcaagatgaagggtgACTACCACAG GTACCTTGCTGAGTTCAAGTCTGGTGCAGAGAGGAAGGATGCTGCGGAGAGCACCATGAATGCCTACAAAGCTGCTCAG GACATTGCTCTTGCAGATCTGGCTCCAACCCACCCCATCAGGCTTGGCCTTGCTCTCAACTTCTCAGTGTTCTACTACAAGATCCTGAACTCCCCTGATCGTGCCTGCAACCTTGCAAAACAGGTTTGCTTCTTCTCCTTCTATCCCCCCTTTGTGATTTGCTTTCATTTTGAGACCCTTTGTGATTTGTTTTAA